The following proteins come from a genomic window of Mesorhizobium sp. 113-3-3:
- a CDS encoding PD-(D/E)XK nuclease family protein, producing the protein MAAASRSTLIVHGRLAMREGRLAAARDGHHGLQIMSFEQAAVRLAGGFARPIDADTLRSAIQAVLPTTPMGELESIKALPGMIDAAADTLHKAWRAGIHLAARAADHPRLEAIARLEAAVLDQLPPGMMRPIDIVAAATSRIAHAPAVLGPMEIAGLTELSLCWRPLLKGLVAHIPVQWTAGPRAVPAWLPATGVNISRGAPEAPALSSISAATAYHEAIEAMRWVRSLLASGVAASNIAIATASPADYDDHFLALRADTNIDLHFVHGVRAVTTREGQAAAALADIVVRGLSQSRLRRLVALCRDSGPLASLPEGWLRVLPSDAPLSTRSAWNRLLARLKPNDWSDGMDHVPALRAVVDLLGKGPAAAQQTGEAFLKGRALSIWRKALLAGPAASIDSTLEALKQDDGLEACVSVAWMPASALAASPRRFVRLIGLNSSRWPRGIAEDRLIPDHIIPTAELDPLPVNLADRRDFETILATTSGEVSLSRARRDSDGRLLGRSPLLAAYGDETYLRRNAVPAHAFSETDRLMARPQEFAGDPRALSARACWRDWRLAEMTSHDGLVRPDHPLILAILDRTQSASSLKMLLRSPLGFLWRYALGWKAPQSSTEPLVLDALQAGDLIHLVLDRALRILEVTGGLAAADTSAIEAAVSEAAGAVSAEWESERPVPPAVIWGRTLGDARVLAGQALAYGDDHLPGSRSYGEVPFGGSEPKSEAALPWDASTPVTIPDTGFRIAGYIDRLDIAGDGSRALVRDYKTGKPPKGDIRLNGGRELQRCLYAFAVKALLGDHIAISASLLYPREPLDLQLDDPEAVLAEISGFLRAARVTFASGAALPGPDTGGDYDDLAFALPANAGATYCKRKLPAATERLGDLTQVWEAE; encoded by the coding sequence ATGGCCGCAGCGAGTCGATCCACCCTTATCGTCCACGGCCGTCTCGCCATGCGGGAGGGCCGCCTCGCGGCGGCTCGGGACGGTCATCATGGCCTTCAGATCATGTCTTTCGAGCAGGCAGCAGTGCGACTCGCCGGCGGCTTCGCGCGTCCGATCGACGCCGATACGCTACGCTCGGCCATCCAGGCGGTCCTGCCCACGACGCCGATGGGAGAGTTGGAAAGCATTAAGGCACTTCCCGGCATGATCGACGCGGCCGCCGACACGCTACACAAGGCCTGGCGTGCGGGCATTCACCTGGCAGCTCGCGCGGCAGACCATCCGCGACTTGAGGCCATCGCTCGGCTGGAAGCTGCTGTCCTCGATCAGCTTCCGCCCGGCATGATGCGCCCGATTGACATCGTCGCCGCCGCGACCAGCCGCATCGCCCATGCGCCCGCCGTTCTCGGCCCGATGGAGATCGCTGGCCTCACCGAGTTGTCGCTCTGCTGGCGGCCATTGCTGAAGGGGCTCGTCGCACATATTCCAGTGCAATGGACGGCCGGACCGCGAGCCGTCCCCGCCTGGCTGCCAGCCACCGGCGTCAACATTTCGCGCGGCGCGCCCGAAGCGCCGGCACTCAGTTCCATCAGTGCGGCGACAGCCTATCACGAAGCCATCGAGGCCATGCGCTGGGTGCGGTCGCTGCTGGCCTCGGGGGTTGCGGCTTCCAACATCGCCATCGCCACCGCCTCGCCCGCGGACTACGACGATCACTTCCTGGCGCTACGCGCCGACACCAATATTGACCTACATTTCGTTCACGGCGTCCGGGCGGTCACCACGCGTGAGGGACAGGCGGCCGCGGCGCTCGCCGACATCGTCGTGCGTGGGCTGTCGCAGTCGCGTCTGCGCCGTCTCGTAGCGCTGTGCCGGGATTCTGGTCCCTTGGCCTCCCTCCCTGAAGGCTGGCTGCGCGTTCTGCCGAGCGATGCTCCTTTGTCCACGCGTTCCGCCTGGAACCGCCTGTTGGCGCGTCTCAAGCCGAACGATTGGTCCGATGGCATGGACCACGTTCCCGCGCTGCGCGCTGTGGTCGATCTGCTGGGAAAGGGGCCGGCCGCGGCGCAGCAAACGGGCGAAGCCTTCCTGAAGGGTCGCGCCTTGTCCATCTGGCGCAAGGCGCTGCTGGCAGGGCCTGCCGCGTCGATCGACAGCACACTCGAGGCGCTGAAACAGGATGATGGTCTGGAGGCTTGCGTCTCCGTAGCCTGGATGCCGGCCAGCGCGCTGGCCGCATCACCCCGGCGTTTCGTTCGGCTGATCGGCCTTAACTCCTCACGCTGGCCTCGCGGGATCGCCGAGGACCGGTTGATCCCCGATCACATCATCCCCACCGCAGAGCTCGACCCGCTTCCCGTCAACCTTGCCGATCGCCGCGATTTCGAGACCATCCTCGCCACCACGAGCGGCGAAGTCTCCCTCTCCCGCGCCCGGCGCGATAGCGACGGTCGACTGCTTGGCCGAAGCCCCCTGCTCGCCGCCTATGGCGACGAAACCTATCTGCGCCGCAACGCCGTTCCCGCGCATGCCTTCAGCGAGACCGATCGATTGATGGCGCGGCCGCAGGAATTCGCAGGCGATCCGCGGGCATTGAGTGCGCGTGCCTGCTGGCGAGACTGGCGCCTCGCCGAGATGACATCCCATGACGGCCTGGTCCGGCCTGATCATCCCCTCATTCTCGCGATCCTCGACCGAACCCAGTCGGCGAGCTCTCTCAAGATGCTGCTGCGCAGTCCGCTCGGTTTCCTCTGGCGCTATGCCCTCGGCTGGAAGGCCCCGCAAAGCAGCACCGAACCCCTTGTGCTCGACGCGCTGCAAGCCGGCGATCTCATCCATCTCGTGCTCGACCGCGCTTTGCGAATCCTCGAAGTGACTGGCGGCCTGGCGGCGGCCGATACATCGGCCATCGAGGCTGCCGTATCCGAGGCCGCCGGTGCGGTGTCTGCCGAATGGGAAAGCGAGCGCCCCGTTCCCCCCGCTGTTATCTGGGGCCGCACGCTCGGCGATGCCCGAGTTCTTGCCGGGCAGGCGCTCGCCTATGGCGACGATCATCTGCCGGGCAGCCGATCCTATGGGGAAGTCCCGTTTGGCGGATCCGAGCCGAAGTCAGAGGCGGCACTTCCCTGGGACGCGAGTACGCCGGTGACCATCCCGGACACCGGATTTCGCATCGCAGGCTACATCGACCGGCTTGACATTGCTGGTGACGGCAGCCGGGCACTCGTGCGCGACTACAAGACCGGCAAGCCACCCAAGGGCGATATCCGCCTGAACGGTGGGCGGGAGCTTCAGCGCTGCCTCTATGCTTTCGCCGTCAAGGCGCTGCTGGGCGACCACATCGCGATCAGCGCCTCCCTACTCTACCCGCGTGAACCGCTGGATCTCCAGCTTGACGACCCCGAGGCCGTACTGGCCGAGATCTCGGGTTTTCTGCGCGCGGCGCGAGTGACGTTCGCGAGCGGCGCTGCGCTGCCGGGTCCGGATACCGGAGGCGACTATGACGATCTCGCCTTCGCCCTGCCGGCAAACGCTGGCGCCACTTATTGCAAACGCAAGCTACCCGCCGCGACCGAGCGGCTCGGCGATCTCACTCAGGTTTGGGAGGCGGAATGA
- a CDS encoding helix-turn-helix transcriptional regulator yields the protein MSEGATVLKWGVERRLEFIEFRLFWEGGVNRSDIIGMFDVSVPQASKDLTLYQERAPENAIYDKSAKRYVASPQFSPIFLKPDPDSYLSRLRSLGEGLADPGESWIAHPPETDIALTPHREVDSSVLKAILGAVRENRSIEVHYQSMSSRRTDPTWRRMTPHAFGYDGFRWHARAYCHIDDKFKDFLLPRILGVRNMDVPGPTGDQDALWKKTFDIEIGPHPSLTLSQRAVVAKDYGMTNERAVLTVRYAMLFYVLKRLGLLGDASQQDPRAQHIVALNAHETERALRRAEFEFGEVEQAPTVSGNA from the coding sequence ATGTCAGAAGGCGCAACGGTGCTGAAATGGGGCGTGGAGCGCCGCCTCGAATTCATCGAGTTCCGCCTGTTCTGGGAAGGCGGGGTCAATCGCTCCGACATCATCGGGATGTTCGATGTGTCCGTTCCGCAGGCGTCCAAGGATTTGACGCTCTATCAGGAGCGTGCGCCGGAGAATGCAATCTATGACAAGAGTGCCAAGCGTTATGTCGCAAGCCCGCAGTTTTCGCCGATTTTCCTGAAGCCCGATCCCGATAGCTATCTTTCGCGCTTGCGCTCGCTAGGAGAGGGGCTGGCCGATCCGGGCGAATCCTGGATTGCCCATCCCCCCGAGACCGACATAGCGCTGACACCGCACCGCGAAGTTGATTCAAGTGTTTTGAAAGCGATCCTTGGTGCTGTCCGCGAAAACCGCTCGATCGAGGTCCATTACCAGTCGATGAGCAGTAGGCGTACCGATCCGACGTGGCGCCGGATGACACCGCATGCCTTCGGCTATGACGGCTTTCGTTGGCACGCTCGCGCCTATTGTCATATCGACGACAAGTTCAAGGACTTCCTGCTGCCTCGCATTCTCGGCGTACGCAATATGGACGTTCCCGGTCCAACTGGCGATCAAGACGCGCTATGGAAGAAGACCTTTGACATTGAGATCGGCCCTCATCCGAGTCTGACATTGAGCCAGCGTGCAGTGGTGGCCAAGGACTACGGCATGACCAACGAGCGCGCCGTTCTGACGGTTCGCTACGCGATGCTATTCTATGTGCTCAAACGCTTGGGTCTCTTGGGGGATGCGAGCCAGCAAGATCCCCGTGCGCAGCATATTGTGGCGCTGAATGCGCACGAGACTGAGCGGGCGTTAAGGCGTGCCGAATTCGAGTTCGGGGAAGTCGAGCAAGCTCCAACAGTCAGCGGGAATGCTTGA
- a CDS encoding DUF1819 family protein, whose translation MESAAQRPYLMSFGTGGLFINESVAVARVHAPAESWDATAVKARQSGAFPVRKASSAQRSIREIVNRLTRLSADELALLIDGERSEQAALLWLASCRAYRFIGEFAVEVLNERFLSLRTDLAYDDFDTFLAAKAEWSQKLAGLSNTTRAKLRAVLFRLMREAEILSPDGRILGAMLSARVLTTIQADHSDELRFFPGAERQVGRN comes from the coding sequence ATGGAGAGCGCAGCACAGCGACCTTACCTCATGTCCTTCGGGACGGGCGGGCTGTTCATAAATGAGAGTGTTGCCGTCGCTCGTGTGCATGCGCCCGCTGAAAGCTGGGATGCGACGGCTGTGAAGGCCCGACAGAGTGGCGCATTCCCGGTGCGGAAGGCGAGCTCGGCACAGCGTTCGATTCGTGAGATCGTTAACCGGCTGACCCGGCTTTCCGCCGATGAGCTAGCGCTCCTTATTGACGGAGAGCGGAGCGAGCAGGCAGCGCTGCTATGGCTTGCTAGCTGCCGCGCTTACCGGTTCATCGGAGAATTCGCGGTGGAGGTGCTGAACGAGCGCTTTCTGTCGCTCCGTACCGATCTCGCCTACGATGACTTCGATACTTTCTTGGCGGCTAAGGCGGAATGGTCGCAGAAGCTGGCAGGCCTGTCGAACACGACGAGAGCCAAGCTGCGCGCTGTTCTCTTTCGCCTCATGCGGGAGGCTGAGATCCTGTCTCCGGATGGTCGGATCCTCGGCGCGATGCTGTCGGCCCGGGTGTTGACCACTATACAGGCCGATCATTCCGACGAACTTCGGTTCTTCCCGGGCGCCGAACGGCAGGTGGGGAGAAATTGA
- a CDS encoding DUF1788 domain-containing protein, with the protein MEMAVVPKDRFERLLKVIASQRFLKKQGLGNEVPFFICPYPADEAVAMEAMRASLINQLESRGVRAFEINLYDLSIALLRERGIWDEVLAVEPGISKDELKELLQGVLDPETHLIPEIGARLSDQEFDVLFLSGVGEVYPYIRSHNVLNNLQSTAKEKPTVMFFPGTYTHGLATGASLDLFGILRDDKYYRAFNIMHYEI; encoded by the coding sequence ATGGAAATGGCTGTGGTTCCGAAAGACCGGTTCGAGCGACTGCTCAAGGTGATCGCGAGTCAGCGCTTTCTGAAGAAGCAGGGTCTGGGAAATGAGGTGCCGTTCTTTATCTGCCCATATCCGGCGGATGAGGCCGTAGCCATGGAGGCGATGCGCGCGAGTCTCATCAATCAGTTGGAAAGCCGAGGGGTGCGAGCGTTCGAGATCAACTTGTACGATCTCAGCATCGCGCTGCTGCGCGAGAGGGGTATCTGGGATGAGGTTCTCGCGGTCGAGCCCGGCATCAGTAAGGACGAGCTCAAGGAGCTCCTTCAGGGGGTTCTCGATCCCGAAACGCACTTGATTCCTGAAATCGGCGCGCGCTTGTCGGACCAGGAGTTCGATGTTCTGTTCTTGTCAGGGGTGGGCGAAGTCTACCCTTACATCCGGTCGCACAACGTGCTCAACAATCTCCAAAGCACGGCCAAGGAAAAACCGACGGTGATGTTCTTTCCGGGGACCTACACCCATGGCTTGGCCACGGGTGCGTCGCTCGACCTGTTTGGCATTTTGCGTGACGACAAATACTACCGTGCGTTCAATATAATGCATTACGAAATCTGA